The genomic stretch CGATTGATTGATCCCAAATAAATCTAAcgttgaaatttaattaaaaatgaagagAAACAATTTAAGTATATcattaagtataaaaaattgaatattgaagttaaagaataataaaagaGAATTTATTTAgagtttcaatgaaaaaatatcaaaaaattgccGCAGCAACTTTGTTACTGTCAGCTAGAAAAATCTATGATTTCCTTTGATAAACACAAAATAATCGGCTGCTTAATAAAACTGTAAacagaaactgaaaaataacttGTCAAAAATATCTTCGACTTGTATTACCTTTGATCAATTAGAACTGACCATTTCTATAAATTCGTCTCACATTTTCATTACCTCCATTATTAATTTCGATTAATGTATCGATAATTCGATTTATAGACCCCTATATAACTGTTGGCCATTATATGGGGGCACTTATACCACCTGATGTCAAAGTTCATCAATAGCATTCTCTTATATTTCGAcgaatcataatatttttcttatcgaTATTATTGGCTAGCATTTAGGCTTAAACTTGAAGATATACTTGACACGATTATTCGTATAAGTATTCTAActtaaatatctatttttatactgtgaaattattttcgaaaatgagataatatgaacaaataatattatcataaaaagcGACGTTTTAGTGTCccatattttgaggttatactaaaaaatgtcaaaattccaaatgttatattaaaattttcgtgaaattatctttaattataaataaaaatggctGTAGAATTAACACCGGTATCTTTAAAAGCTGAACACATGGGTGCACCTCCGGCGAATTCTGTAAAGTATAATCCAAACTATCGCATCGATCACTTCAACAATTACAGAAACGAGGTACTATCCCGGATACCTCCTTCTCACTACGAATGGGGTGGAATGTCCAGTATTTACACTCCCTCGCCTGATTTTTCGACTTATAAAAATACGTTAATACATAACAATTTTCCCAGATCGGAGGTTAGCGGCATTGATAGAGAACGGTCCCAACAGGTGGATGATTACTATCTCATGTGCCAATTACACAGAGATCAGTATAAAGATACCTCAGGTAATCTATAAGTAATTTTTCCTTAAAGACATTCGCAActctttcaaaaacaattatgtCATGTCTTCTAGTTACTTTATAAAACGTAactaatagaataaaaaaattcaaaaggtTTTTAAATAGTTCAAGAATGAGACATATTTGCGAAAGTACTCTAAAGAAAATAACAAGTTcgttgtttttcaaaatgcaataacatcaaaaataaagaacTTTTCACTACCGAAAATTTGCAactttattgtttgaatttgcACCGTCGAAAAAATGCGATAATTTTTAACGGGTTTTTCATAATCATACAATATTTGTTAAAacattgaatgaatgaatatttaaattccCCACGATAGAatgaagtaaaataataaataagagtttatttttctataaataggATAATTTAATCCGCCgtgttttccaataattataaaaaaaccgTTATGAATTATCGCATTTTTTCTACGGTccaaattcaaacaataaagtTGCAAATTTTCGGTAGTGAAAAgttctttatttttgatgttattgcATTTTGGAAAACAACGAACTTTGTGATTTCTTTGCGTAAAAATTGTCAAGTtgcaaattttcttaaatagaTATCATATAAGTGCAAATTGAGCCCTACACGtaggtatttttataattttaataacttgCATGCTGACGGCCAACAGGGTGTTGGTTCCTTATAGATGTTATTATGATAGGATTGAAAACAAACGGTATTATAGATAATATAACATTCCAGGTAGATTACATCCTCTGAATTACTTCAAAAAGCCAGAATACTTGTATCAGTGTCCAATAGATCCAACAAGTCACTATATTAAATATCCAGATTATCATGTGAAGTATTCGCAACCTATTGTCCTTCCATTGAC from Diorhabda sublineata isolate icDioSubl1.1 chromosome 5, icDioSubl1.1, whole genome shotgun sequence encodes the following:
- the LOC130444460 gene encoding uncharacterized protein LOC130444460 gives rise to the protein MAVELTPVSLKAEHMGAPPANSVKYNPNYRIDHFNNYRNEVLSRIPPSHYEWGGMSSIYTPSPDFSTYKNTLIHNNFPRSEVSGIDRERSQQVDDYYLMCQLHRDQYKDTSGRLHPLNYFKKPEYLYQCPIDPTSHYIKYPDYHVKYSQPIVLPLTLERTLKTPLLPDRALTGIYNASSDIAYKR